From Arachis hypogaea cultivar Tifrunner chromosome 3, arahy.Tifrunner.gnm2.J5K5, whole genome shotgun sequence:
CACTCATCACTAATCCACCAAGCGAGTTTTGAGTCGCTAACCTTTCAATGAATCCGGCTCCAATGTCCTCCATCTTTCTTCTGTGCTCGAAGTATCCAATATACTCTGAGCATATATGGTCCGATGGATTCACAAATAAACCTGGGACCCAAGCAGCCAAAGCATCAAATGATGCAACACACAGATCCTTCTGCTGCTGCGGCTGCTTGCCCTGTTGCAGCTGCTGCTGCGGCGgcggctgctgctgctgctgcttggCTTTCATGGCTAGGGTGAGTCCAGCTGTTATCACACTGCCAGCAAATCGAATCCCATGTTTCACTCTCTCATCCTTAATTCTCTCTATTGGAGCAGATACAAAGGGTGGGTTGAAAAGAAAAGATTCAACAAACGTGCCGGTCTGAGCCAAGGTTTTGCCAGTAAGCAATGCCATTGCTGATCCTAAGGAATGTCCAGCCAACCAAACATTCGAATCACCTACAGTTGCTACCATATTTCGAACAGCATTCAGAGCTATGGTAGAGCGAGAAGTTTGATGAAGACCTTGTTGGATAAAGTGGATATCCAGCTCAATGTCACGTGAAACCGAGTGCTGTTTGGTTAGAGTACCACGAAAGGCAATCACATAACGTGGACTTCGGTATAAAGTGTCATTACGTGGAGACAATGGAGGTTTGAACTCAAAGATTGCACCAAAGATGGAAGAATCAACATCATCTACAAGTGGACGAAGCAACTGAAAGTGGAAGAATGCCCACCAAGGCGGTGCAAGAGCATTTTGATCTTTGCGTTTTTCTTGCCGGTCCCTTTCTAGAATGTAAACAGCTTGGACCAAACTAGCAGCAACTGACATTCGATGATGCGCGTTATCCCTGAATCAAAGAGTAGATATTGTGTATTAGCGAACCAGTTCCAAAATGAGAAATAAATGAAAATTCTCAGTACAATGTTTAGCAATCAACTGGTATCCTCAGAATTTAAATTGAAGCGTCAGTTTCCCACTGTATTAAAGTTATAGCCCGATAGGCAAAAGGAATTACCCGATTTTATGTCTCACAAGACTCCTAGTTGCCAACTTGAAACATATTATATTTTCTTGAACTTAGACTGTTATGCACAGTTAAGGCATATGATATCCATGTCTGCTATTTAGAGGTGGTTAAAAGAACTAATAATCCAAGTACAGAAGTAGTGAAGAAAATAGAAACGTATCATCTAACTACAAAAACTTATAGGGAAAACACCAAAAGGGGAAAATTTATCTTACCATTGGACACAAGTCAAATGCAAGGGTCCTGAGAGATCAAAATTTTCCCTCTCGAAATCCATTGCACCCTATACAACCCCTGCTGCCTTCCTTCTCAGTATCTTCAGAAATTGCCAAAAGGAAGAGGGTAAAAGAGGGAAGGACATGAATCAGTTTAAAGACAATCGGATTCAGTGCATCGATGCATAGTTCATCTACAgctaaaatgaaaaaattatttcTGTTGTTTCCGACCACAGTCAACATCTCAAAAGTCAATACTGTACACCTGCATAACATACTGCCAAAATCTGCTTTCGTGACAATCTATACGAGCAAATTCCAAAAATTAGTATTTATTCTCATAAATCAacaaattttataaactaaacaaaataacGTCGAATCCCTTCCTGACAAATGAAGCATGATGACAATCACGGAAAGCAATATTCGCGGTTAACTCTCCGAATTTTCAGAGAGCAGAAAGAAAACCGAACCACACAAGCCTCTGAGAATCTAGCCATGTCAATTTACTCGAAGGagtgttttatttaatttaaacgtGACTTTCAAAACATAAAACTGACATCCAAAGTGTGCTGATTAAATCTGAATAGAAGAAATCATATCAATTGTTTATGAACAGGAGAGACAAAAGAAGAACGATAAGGCCGGAGAATTCATGTGTCTATTCAGGAAGAGAATGAAAAGCGCATTCGAGATAAGAGATCGTGCAACTGGTTATGTTTGTGGTTTGAGATTTACATAGAATTTATAATTGCGTATaccagaattaaaataaaaagtaaacgaAAAGAGGAACGGAATGAGCAAGGGGTGAAAATAGAGAGGGAGAGAGTAGTTACCTGAGAAATGGAGAGGGAGAGTAAGAGGGTTGGAGCTAGATTAGTTGTATTGTTAGATGACTTAGATCTAGGCCTCTGGTATCGTCTTCCAAAGGAACGTTGTTTTGGTGTTTAGATTAGTTGAGCGACGTCGTATGGTGTAATTCCTCCCCTTAAGAGGGATCAGGGATCTGCCACACCCCACAGGTCCACATATTCCCGGCTTCAAAACATACGGTATATGCTTTTAAAGCTACACGTACAGTTATCAACCCCCAACGAcacctttttttatttaaacaagtGTAATAATCTGTATTAtacacgaaataaaattaaaattataattttaaaatattttattaaaattattttaaattataataatttaattaataaacaaataatattATGTGCATTGTTTgtgttttttaaatataatattaaatgtatTAACTCGAATATaactattaaatatataaaaattatgtttgaattatgaattctctaaataaaattatctcgtttaaaatatttaaattataatttcaatcataaattataattatgatttcaattataaattataattatgatttaaaaatatttctctCATATAATGTTACATTTTTTCTCTACTTTActattaatatattgatattgtAAGTGTAAATTACATTATTTTACTGAATTTtaactgaaaaagaaaatagttacgtatttttatcatttaatttatttaatacatcATGTGCTAACACTaacgatattttttaaaaaatatattgataaaaatagatataatataattacaaatataacataaataaataaaatatataaataaatacgaaattaatatgtttattaatgtctttgttaaattttataaattagagaataaattatgTATTTAGTTGCTTAGTGATCACATAGATGATCAAGTAATTGGATTGTAAATTGATCTCATAGTGTGcatcttattttttatcttttttgaaTGAAAGCGAGAATTAAGAGAGTAAATagtaatacataaaaaaaaaattgcaccaCAATACATAATTATTACCAAAAgaaatattcatattaaaattttacatactacaaatcatgaagatcaatcaCAATGTATTGGTcacttctctctatttttaaccATGATAtaagtttttcttttctaatcaagaatccaataacatctaattgaaaaaaaattgaattaaaagtaccaaattaaagataaaagagtgaataatataagaaattataacttcgtatatgtataaaataaagagaatttactgatttattttatgttaaaagataaaactaacaatagtatattaataaaaggatatacctttaaaaaaagtcacaatacaatttcaaatattttcataaataaactgttaaaatttttgttatcgataaaatgatgctattataCAATTTCTTggcaaaacttaaaattaaaaggaaaataattttgtgtggattaatataaattaattacgtACCAAATAAGTAGAATCGTTATTTATTTGTTTCAGTATATTAGCATGGGCAAGCAAATTA
This genomic window contains:
- the LOC112790780 gene encoding GDSL esterase/lipase At4g10955 — encoded protein: MDFERENFDLSGPLHLTCVQWDNAHHRMSVAASLVQAVYILERDRQEKRKDQNALAPPWWAFFHFQLLRPLVDDVDSSIFGAIFEFKPPLSPRNDTLYRSPRYVIAFRGTLTKQHSVSRDIELDIHFIQQGLHQTSRSTIALNAVRNMVATVGDSNVWLAGHSLGSAMALLTGKTLAQTGTFVESFLFNPPFVSAPIERIKDERVKHGIRFAGSVITAGLTLAMKAKQQQQQPPPQQQLQQGKQPQQQKDLCVASFDALAAWVPGLFVNPSDHICSEYIGYFEHRRKMEDIGAGFIERLATQNSLGGLVMSAFGKESEALHLIPSASMTVNVMPARDFREAHGIHQWWQPDLRLERKLYKYK